The DNA window CGGCTTCTGCAGTGGGGCCGCCACCCAGCACCCCGAATTCAGCGGCGACCTTAACATAGAAAAGATTCACCTGCTCTTGCGCCAACACCTGCATAAAGTGCTGGGCCTCGTCTTCGGAAACCACCAGCGTGACCTGCACGGGCTGATCGGACAGATCGAACAGGTTGACCGCATGCATGGCGCCGTCATGCCCCAACCCGCCGAGCGCGCCGCTTAGCGTCGCCCCGCGCAGGCCCTGGCGTTTGGCCTCTTCAATCAGCCACTGGGCAAGCGGCAGCCGCCCGTGCATGCGGTCTTGCTGGGTAAAGAAAGTCATTTGATAGCCGCGCATATTTCACCTTTGCAGAAAAGTAAGTTGACCGCCACCGGCGGTTACGCCCCTTGCATCATCACACAGATTTTGCGCCGGTGCCTGCGACATGCACGGTCGGTGTGACCGACATCCCCACCCGCAGTTGCTGCGCCGCCGGCTGCCCGCCCTCTAAGCGGATACGGATCGGCAGGCGCTGAACAATCTTGGTGAAATTGCCCGTGGCATTATGCGGCGGCACCAGCGAGAAGCTCGCGCCGCTGGCCGCCCCCAGGCTTGCCACGTGCCCTTTCAGGCGCACGCCGGGCAGCGCATCCACCGTAATGTCCACCGGTTGACCAACCTGCACGCGCGCCAGTTGGGTTTCGCGGAAATTGGCTTCGATGTAGATATTATCCAGCGGCACCAGAGTGAGCTGGGGTTCGCCGGAATGCACATAGCCGCCCACGCGCACATGGCGTTGGGCAACGATGCCGGCGACCGGTGCGGCCACGCTGGCATAGGAGAGCTTCAAATCGGCATCGGCTTTCGCCGCCCGCGCCTTTTCCCATTCGGCATGCAGCACAGCTACCTGCTGTTCGGCGGCGCGCAACCCGGCCTGATCGTGCTCATAGGCAGCGCGCTGCACGGCCCATTCCGCCTCGGCCTGCTGTTGCGCCTGCACCGTGCCGGAGCCATCACGGGCCAGGTTGGCGAAACGCTGGCGGTTGCGTTCGGCCAGTTTGAGATTGGCGCCCGACGCGCCAACCGCGGCGCGCGCCTGGGCGATGACGCTTTGCTGGCGATCCAACTGCGCCTGGAAGCTCGCGACGGCGGCCTGCGCATTGCTTACCGCAACCGCCAGTTCACGATCGTCAATGTGAAACAGCGGTGCGCCGGCCTGCACCTGTTGATTGTCGTCAACGGAAACCGTGGTGATCACACCCGAGACTTGCGGGGCGATCACCGTTAAATCGGCCTGCACGTAGGCATCGTCGGTGCTTTGCGCATCAGCGCTGGCCTCCGGTCGATTCAGCAGCCAAAACGCGGTGGCTACCACGGCGACGGCAACGATAGCGATGATGATTTGCAGATGATATTTCTTGGTCATTTTCTCTTTTCTTTAAGCTAATCAGGAAGCTGTGCCGGCCTGGGTTTTCGGCGGTGCAGATGGCACCATCCGCGGCACCACGGGCGCGGGAATGTATTGGAACTTCAGTACCAGCGGGATCATCAGCAGCAGTATCAGGCCGATAACCCGATAGACATCCGCCACCGCCAACACGCTGCTCTGCCGGGCAATCTGCTCGGCCAATGCGGTGGGCGAGCTAGCAAAACCGTCCCAATGGGCCATCAGGTTGCCGGTCTGATCGCGCAGCGCCTCATAGTGGAAGCGGGTGCGCAGCAGGTTCAATTGACCGATGAAGGCACCAGCCAGGATAGTGCTTATCACACGCACGATATTCACCAGGCCGGCAAGGAACGGCCCTTCCATCGGCTGCACCACGCTGACAATCAGAAACAGCATCGCCACCATAGCCAACGGCTGGCCAATGGCATGCAGCAGCGTAGCGCACAGCAGTTGGCGTACCATCCATTCATCGGTAATCCCTGAAGCCAACCAACAGGCCGCCGCCATGCAGGCCAGGCCGGCGGCAAAAACGTAGCGCGCATCGACCCAGCGCTGATACAGCAGCACCGCCACGCACGAGCCCAGCACCAGTTGTGGCAGCCCGACGATCAGCCCCAGCGGCGCGGTCTGTGCCAGGCGAAAACCGTGCAGGCCGGCTAGCGCGTTGGCCGGCAGCCCGACGCCGGCAAACATCGCCACCAGCAGGCCGAGCAGCGCGATAAAACCCAGCCAGATATTGCGGCGCTTCAGCAGATCCAACCGGACGAACGGCGCCGGGTGGAACCACTCACACACCAGAAACAGTGCCGTGAAGATCGCGCCAACGCCAAGCGAAGCAACGATCACCGGCGAGTTGAACCAGTCCAGGCGAACGCCCTGATCGATACCGACCACCAACAGCATCAGGCCCGGCAGGCCAAGCGCCATACCAAACCAGTCCGCCTGTTTCAGCCGTGGCAGCGCCGGCGGCATTTTGGGGATACCCCAGCCGACCATCGCCATGGCGATCAGCCCGAGCGGGATCACATGCCAATAGGCCCAACGCCAGTTTTCCAGATGATCGACGCACAGGGCGGCCAGCCAGAGCGCCACATTGGGCGACAGCGTGGCGGTCATGGCGAACAGCGCCAGGCCGTGCAGCCGGATCGGCGCGGGCAGGAAACGCAGGGCCGCCATCATCAGGATCGGCACCAGCGAGCCGGCGCACAGGCCATGCAGCACACGCAGCGCCAACAGCAAGTGCAGATCGCGCACCCAGGGCAGCACGGCGGCGAGCACCATCGCCGCCGCCAGCATCGTTAAATGGAAGCGGCGCATCGAGAACGTAATCGCGAACCAGGCGGCAAACGGCATCGCCGCCAGTTCGCCAGCCGAATAGGCGGTGGAAAGCCAAGAGAAATCGTCTTTCGCGAAGCCCAGCCCGCCTTGCATATCCACCAGCACCAACGCAGGCACCCGGCTGCTCAGGCCCGCCACCATCGCGGCCAGCAGCACCCCCAACAACCCGACGGCCAGCCGGACGCCAAATACCGGCTGCGACGACGCGGCGGCAGGCGCAGACACGGCCGCACTCATGACGGCGCCCTGACCGTTTCAGCCTGCAGCGCCGGTGACCAGCCGCCACCCAGCGCCCGATACAGCGCGACCACCGCCAGCGCCGAAGCGGTAGCGCAGTCGCTCAGTTCCGCCTGGCTCGCCAGCAGCGTGCGGCGGGCAATCAACACAGTGGTGAAATCCGCAGTGCCTTCCTGATAGGAACGCTGCGCGACAGTCAGCGCTATCTGGTTATTTTCCAGCGCCGTTTGCAGTTGTTCATGCCGCTTCAGCTCGCTGGCGTAGGCGCCCAGCGCATCGTCCACTTCATGCCAGGCGCGCAGCACCGTTTGCTGATAGGCGATGCCCGCCAGCGTATGGCGCGTTTCACTCAGTTCCAGTTGGCGGCGCAGCCGCCCGCCTTCGAAGATCGGCAGGTAAAGCGTTGGTCCGAACGAATAGCGGCGGGAATCCCAACTGCCGAGATCCGTCAGATCAAACGCCTGCACGCCAAGCGAACCGGTCAGGCTGATGCGCGGGTAGAAATCGGCCTGGGCGGCGCCGATGTCTGCCACGGCGGCACGCAGCTTCGCCTCCGCCTGCAGGATATCCGGCCGCTGCCGGGCCAGCTCGGAAGGCACACCAATCGGCAGTTGCGCCGGCATCGCCGGCAGCTTCGCCGCCGCCAGGCGCGTATCAAGCTCACGCGGCGGTTTGCCCAACAGCAGCGCTAAGGCATTCATCAAGCCATCGCGCTGGTGGTTCAACTGCGTTAAGCGCGCCGACAGTTCGGCGGCATCCGCACGCGCCGATGCCGCATCGAAGCGGTTGGCAACGCCGTTGCGCTCGCGGCTCTCCGCCATGCGCACCAGATCGTGGGCGATACGCTGGTTCTCTTCCACCAGTTCCGCCTGCGCCTGTATGCCACGCAACAGCAGATAGGTGCGGGCGATCTCCGCCGTAACGGAAACTTCCGCCGCCGCTTTTCCATAGGAAGCCGCTTCCAGGTTCGCCTGGGCGGATTCGCCGACATGGCGCAAATGGCCCCAAAAATCGAGCTCCCATGCAGCCTGTAGCCCCATCGACCAAGTGTCGTAACCACGGGTGGGGGCGCCGAGGCGGTGGGTTGGCGAGTTCTCGCTGATGGCCGAACGTGCATAGCCCGCATCGGCCGCCAGGGTGGGCTGGCGGGCTGCATCGGCGATCCCTAACTGTGCGCGGCTCTCTTCAATCCGCAGCGCCGCCGCCTGAAGATCCAGGTTGGCGCCCGCCGCCGATTCCAGCGACAGCAGCGTGGCATCATTGAACAGTGCCCACCAGCGCGCCGGTGCCGGCGCATCGCTCAGGGCGGGTTGGCTGCTGACTGCCGATTCACGCGCCTGCAACGCCGCCGTTGCCGGGCCAATCGATGGCGCCTGCACCGAGGGGACGGTGCTGCAGCCAGCCAATAACAGAAGAAGTGCTAACGCAGGGGGGCCTTGATACAACAATCCGCATCGGGCAGAACGATTCATTTATTTCCTCAAACCGAGAGCAGTACTAGCTGGTCTCTTTACTTAACCATTACAAACAAAGGGGCATCGCGAACGGGCTGCGCCAATGGATACCGATCGGTATCCTATAGATTAATCCGTAACACGTCAATTACCAAACATTCACAATATGAATAGGTTTTCTGATTGGAAACCGATAGGTATACTGCCGGCAGTATTTGGCCTTCACTGCAACCCAGGAGCCCCCGTGAGCGAAACTGCTGATCCCCATGATGAAAAAACGGCCGTTGTCCTGAATGCCGCCGCGGCGGTGTTCCTGACGCACGGCTTTAGCGCAGCGACGACGGACATGATCCAACGGGAGGCCGGGGTTTCGAAAAAGACGCTGTACGCGTGTTTTCCCAGTAAAGAAGCCATGTTTACCGCAGTGATTGATCGCCAGTGCGCGGTAATGGCCGCCACCGTTAAGGCGATCCAACCGGCGCCGGGCAACCTGGCCAAAACGCTGACGGACATCGGCAGGGCCTATCTGGATATTGTGCTGTCTGATACCGGCGTGGCGCTGTTCCGCGTGGTGGTCGCCGAGGCGCCGCGTTTTCCGCAGGCCGGTCGGCTCTTCTACCTGGCCGGCCCTAAAATGGTGACGGCGATGGTGGCCGAGCGGTTAAGCGATGCCTCGCGGGCGGGTGATATCGACATCCACACCATCGGCGCAGAGACTGCGGCTTCGCTTTTCATCAGCATGGTGCGCACCGAAGGCCAGTTGGAAGGGTTGTTGCACCCCGGCTCACGGCCCTCGGTCGAGCAGTTGGACCGCTGGGTGCGGCTGGCCGTGGAGACGTTTATCGGGCGGTTCGCGGTGCGGCGAGCGTGAGAGCGGCGTGGCGGGCAATCCAGGCGGCATCGCAGAAATGGACGATGCCGCTTTATTATCAAGTTCGCTGATCGTCTGGCCGGTCAGTTGTGAGAGAAAACAGGTATACAAAATCCGGTACAGGCTCCCTTAATGGCCATCTCACAGCACTACCAGGCGGCGTGATACAGCTCGATAATGTCGGCAAGGCTCGCTTCACGCGGGTTACCACCGGTACACACATCGTCAAATGCGGCCTGCGCCAGCGCCGGAATATCTTCCTTACGTACCCCAACATCGCGCAGGTGTAACGGGATACCGACGTCGCGATTAAGTGCAAACACCGCATCCACAGCGGCATTACGCGCATCAGCCAGACTCAGCCCTTCCACTTTCTCGCCCATCGCACGGGCAATATCGCGAAACTTCTCGCCGGTATATTCCGCGTTGTAGTACATGACATGCGGCAACAGGATGGCATTCGCCACACCGTGCGGGGTGTTGTAAAACGCCCCCAGCGGATGCGCCATACCGTGAACCAGCCCTAGCCCAACGTTGGAAAATCCCATCCCGGCAACGTATTGCCCCAGCGCCATCGCCTCCCCGGCATCACGCTGGCCGGCAACCGAACCGCGCAGCGCGCCGGCAATAATCTCAATCGCTTTGATATGCAGCGCATCGGTCAGCGCCCAGGCGGCACGGGTGATATAGCCTTCAATCGCGTGGGTCAATGCATCAACGCCGGTCGCAGCTTTGAGCGCGGGCGGCATGCCGTCCATCATGTCGGCATCAATAAACGCCACCTGCGGGATATCATGCGGATCGACACAGACAAACTTGCGGCGTTTCTCTTCATCAGTGATCACATAGTTAATGGTCACCTCCGCTGCCGTTCCCGCCGTCGTTGGAATGGCCATCACAGGCACGCTGGGGTTACGCGTCGGCGACAGGCCTTCCAGGCTGCGTACATCAGCAAACTCGGGGTTATTGCTGATAATGCCAATCGCTTTGCAGGTATCCTGCGGAGAGCCCCCGCCAATAGCGATAAGGTAATCGGCGCCACTTTGCGCAAATACGCCCAGCCCCTCTGTTACCACCCCGATAGTCGGATTGGGGATCACACCAGAATAAATTTCCCATGCTAACCCGGCAGCATCCATCTTATCGGTCACCTTCGCGACCACGCCGCACTCCACCAGCGTTTTATCAGTCACAATCAATGCCTTATGATAACCACGGCGATTAACCTCATCGGTTAATATCTCCACCGCCCCCCGGCCAAACCATGCCGTTTCGTTCAGAATCATTCTGTTCGCCATTTTCTATCTCCTTCCGCTTTGCGAAATTACTCTTCAATACGTAGTCCGTAGGTTTTAAATTTCTCCAGCACTACAGCAATTTCATCATCATCCAGAATCGGCACCGGGTCGGTAATCGCCAGCGTGCTAAGATACAGTTGCGCCAGCACTTCAACTTCATGCGCCAGCCACAGCGCTTTTTCTAAATTAACTTCACAGGCTATCAGCCCATGGTGCTGCAGCAACGTTGCTTTGCGGTTTTTGAGGGCTACCGCAACAAATTCTGATAACGCCTGTGTGCCGAATGTGGCGTACGGCGCGCATGGAATGGAATTCCCCCCGGCGGCGGCAATCATGTAGTGAATGGCTGGGATAGGACGGTTGAGGATCGAAACGGCCGTGCAATGAATGGCATGATTATGAACAACGGCATTAGCATCTGGCCGGATTTGATAAGCGGCAAGATGAAAGCGCCACTCGCTGGAGGGTAACTTCCCTTCTTCGTAATGCCCCTGCTGATCAACATAGACGATCATGTTTTCAGTCAGTCTTTCGTAAGGGATACCGCTGGGCGTAATCAGCATGCCGTCATCATATCGTGTGCTAACATTTCCCGCCGTCCCCTGATTTAAGCCAAGGCGCGTCATTTCAAGGCAGGTTTCAATTATTTCACAAGATAAATTTGCTCTTTCCATCTTTATTCTCCGGATACAGTTCCCCTCGTCTTTATCACGAATAAAAATAAAGACAGGTCAGATTTTAGGTAAGAGCAACCACTGAATAGTAATAAATATTCAGTAGGTTGTTCTATTTTAATAATGTTCGCGTATTATTATTTTCTTACACGTTTAATTAATTTCATTTCAACTTTCACGGTCTCTTTCACCGGATGATCTTCAATAGCACTAAGCATCATATCGAAAGCCTTTTCCGCCCAGACATGTTCATCTTGTTGCATTGACCACACGTTATTAGACAGAAAGCCCAACATGGGGTGTTCATCGAACGTACCTATATTGATCTCGGGCGGTACGCCGCCGAAGCGATCGCGGATCGCTTTCACCGCCCCTTCCAACACCGGGAGTGACGAGGCGATAAACGCCTGCGGACACCCCTGCTCGTCGATCAACTTTTCCATAATCTGGTATCCCCCTTCGGGGTTGTTAACGGGCCCTTCACGCACCCATTCACGATGATAGATCCCTTTTTTGGCCAACGCATTAAGGTAACCGGCAAGACGATCGCTAATGCTTGGCAGACCGCAATCCCCGACTAAAAACCATACCGGCAGTTTTTCTGCCTCAAGTAAATCTTGCGTCAATCGCTCACCGCCCGCGATATTATGGCTTTCTACCAGGGCGTTATCCGTATACTTAAAATCACGGTCAAGCAACACCATGGGTTTTCTCACCTGACGTAGATGATGTTGCTGGTTCTCCAACGTCGAAGGCACAATAAAAAGACCGTCGACATTGCGGGCAATGAGCGCTTTAGTTAATTTATTTTCATAATCAACATCATCGTAAGTACAGCTAATCATTAACTGGTACCCAGAACGGCGGCAACGCTGTTCGAGTTTTTCTGCCAACGTGGCAAAAAAGACGTTGGAGATATTGGGCACGATCAGCCCCAGGGTATCTGTTTTATTCAGCTTCAAACTACGGGCTGAATAGTTAATGACATAACCATACCGCTCAACATATTCATTAATGCGCGTTTGTGTTTTGACGCTGATTCGGTATTGTTCAGCCTTGCCATTCAGCACCAGTCTTACGGTCGTCACCGATAAATTCAGATCGCTGGCTATCTGTTCCACTGTTTTAGCCATGTATGTGCCCCAGTTAACATCCAAACGTCAATTCACAATCATAAAATTATTTTGCACATTTGTCTTACTGCATCAGGCGGTTAAGCACCTGTTGCTGCTCCCAGAGCGCGAGATAAACCTGATATTTACGCTCAAAAAAATCCTGTCTCGCGGGATTTGCCTTAATCACCTCTCCCGGTGCCACCATGGCCTGGCATGCCGATGAGAAATCAGGCCAGCTACCGCTTGCCACTGCCCCGGTAATCGCCGCCCCCAGCGTTACGGCATCTTCCTCCTGCATGAGATGGATATCACAGCCCGTGGCATCCGCATATTCACGCAGCCACAACGCATTGTGCGTTGCACCGCCGCATAACGTCAGCCGGGAAATCGTATGGCCACTTTCACGCATGGCATCCATAATATGCCGCGTGCCGCAGGCGATAGCCTGCAGCGTAGCGAGGTACAAACGCGCCAATTGAGGCTCGCCGCTCTCCAGAGTCAGGCCGCAAACGCTCCCTCTGGCATCAGGGCGGGCCCGCGGCGAACGGTTGCCATGATGATCGGCCAGGACATGCAGATTACGTGTCGGTTCAGGTTCTTTCTCTTCCAGTGCCGCCACCCACTCATTGACTAACACCACCGGATGGCATCCGCGCTGTTCGGCCTTGAGAAACAGCCCGGCACTGGCGCCCGCTTCCTGGAGCGTCCAGTCCACCAGCGATCCAGCGGCGCTTTGCCCACCTTCCGTCAGCCAGTAGCCCGGAAGCATCGCAGACCAGTAAGGCCCCCAAACGCCAGCCGTATGTATCTCTTGTTCGCTACATAACATATGGCAGTTAGACGTTCCGCTAATCAGCGCCAGAGTACCTGCAGGCTGCACGCCAGCCAACGCAACGCCGCCGGCATGGGCATCAATCATCCCGCTTGCCACCACAACTTCCGTCGTCAGCCCCAATGCCTGGGCGGCGGCAGCGTTCAGCGTTCCCGCAGCGGCCCCGGGAGGAAGGATCCGCGCGGGAATTTTACCGAGCAAGTCAGTAAGCCCGACGGCCGCCAACAAGGAACGACTGAAGCGCTGTTCGTGCGCTAAATAGTTCCATTTGCAAGTCAACGTACACAGCCCGGCGACATCATTACCGGTGGCTTTCCACACCAGAAAATCCGCCAGATCGAAAAAACGATGGGTACGCTGCCAGGTTGCTGGAAAATGGTTTTTCAACCAGAGCACTTTAGGCAGTTCCATTTCAACGCTCACTTCCCCACCAACGTAACGTAGTGCGGGATCCTGCGTGGCGTTTATTCGTTCAGCCTCTGCCGTTGCACGGTGATCCATCCACATAATAATGTCGTGCTCGGACGCCTCGCCAGGCGACACCGCCAACCCTTCGCCCCGGGCGTCCAGAGCAACCAGCGAACAAGTCGCATCAAAGCCCAACGAGCGAATCGCGGTGGCGGGAATTCCGGCCGTTGCCACGGCCTCTTTTACCACCAGACAAACCTGCCGCCAGATTTCAGCGGAAGATTGCTCCACGCGTTCCCCGCCAGGCCGGAATTGAGAAACAGGGCGTGTGGCAAACCCCAGCCGCGTGCCGCTGGCATCATACACTCCCGCTCTCACGCTGGCGGAACCGACATCCACTCCAAGGAAATATCCACTACCCATAATGACTCCCTGACGCTGGCTAATAAGGGGAAAAGAGGCTATACACGATTTTATTTCTTGCCGAATGGATGCAATAACTTTTCAATTTCCGGCGTATTGATATTCTGCGCATTGACAAACTTCACCGGAATATCAATCTCTTTGGGTACGGTTTGCCCCGACAGCGCGGCATTCAAGGCCTTAATCCCCTGATAGCCGATCTGATAAGCATCCTGTACTACAAAGCCCTGGATCACCCCGGAATGGAGGAAGTTGATAATGGCTTCGGTGCTGTCAAAGCCAATCACTTTAACTTTTCCTTTCAGATTTTGGCTGTCAATGGCGTTCGCCAAACCAAGGGTTGATCCTTCATTCGTGCCGTAGAGCCCGGCAAGATCCGGGTTTGCCTGAATCATATCAATGGTCTTATCCATCGCTTTTTGTGGATCGCCATCGCTGTACTGAACCGGCAGCACCCTGATATCAGGATATTTCTCCTTCATCCGGGCAATAAATCCTTCCGAGCGTTCAATGGCTGAAGAGGTGCCCGCGACATGGGCAATGATGCCCACTTTCCCTTTGTTACTGACCAACGCCGCAAGTGCATCAGCCGCTTCGGCTCCCGCTTTGCGGTTATTTGTCGCCACAAAACTCACCGGAATAGTGGAATTTACGCCGGAATCAAATGTCACCACTTTGATACCGCGTGAATTTGCCGTTTCCACCAGCGGGGCGAGCGCATTGGCATCCAGCGCCGCCAGCAGCAAGCCATTGGGTTTTTGCGCCATCGCGTTTTCAACCAACTGAATCTGTTCGGCAATCTGGGTTTCATCCGCCGGGCCGACATAGCTGGTTTTGTCACCTAGCTCTTTCGCTGCGGCTTCCGTCCCCATTTTTACGGTTTGCCAGAACTCATGCTGGAAACCTTTACTAACCACCGGGAGATTCAAATCTTTCGCCAACGCGCCGGAAGTGATGCACGCCAGCAGGGATAACGCATAGATAAAGTGCCTGGTTTTCATTGTGGTACTCCGTTTTGAGTGAGTCACCCTTAACGTCAGGGCCCTTGTTCCCCGTGACTACTGGGAGCGTGAATCAACGAATCTTTTTGCGTAACGTATCGAGATAAACGGCCGCGATCACAACAACGCCCATTGCCACCATCTGCCAGAACTGCGAAACCCCCATCAGGTTCAAGCCATTTTTCAACACGCTCATGATGAATGCGCCAATGATGGTGCCGCCAATCGTGCCAATCCCGCCCATCAGGCTGGTGCCGCCAATGACAACCGCCGCAATCGCTTCCAGCTCATAGCCGACACCGACCGTAGGCTGACCGGAATTCAAGCGTGAAGCCAAAATGACCCCGGCAATCCCGGTGAGCAGGCCGCAGAAGGCGTAAACAAAAATTTTGACGCGCTGAACTTTAATCCCGGAAAGATGCGCCGCCACCTCATTGCTGCCGACGGCATAAACGTAGCGGCCAATCACCGTTTTTTTCAGGATGTAACCGGCGATGAGCGCCACAATAACGAGATAAAACACCGGGTATGGCAGCACATCGAATAAACGCCCCTGCGCCAGCATTTTGAAGGTGGGATAATCAGCAAAATAGATTGCCCGGCCATCGGTCATGACCATATTGATCCCTCTGACGGACATCATCAG is part of the Gibbsiella quercinecans genome and encodes:
- a CDS encoding ABC transporter permease, whose translation is MTISVTSSNSNNKKIKINKELLMRLAPLFSLIILIIFFSFSSPFFFNTENIMTIALQTSVIGIMAIGVTFVIITSGIDLSLGSVVAFSGVAVGISATLGLPLPVCILAGVVAGGLCGYVNGLLVTKMTIPPFIATLGLMMSVRGINMVMTDGRAIYFADYPTFKMLAQGRLFDVLPYPVFYLVIVALIAGYILKKTVIGRYVYAVGSNEVAAHLSGIKVQRVKIFVYAFCGLLTGIAGVILASRLNSGQPTVGVGYELEAIAAVVIGGTSLMGGIGTIGGTIIGAFIMSVLKNGLNLMGVSQFWQMVAMGVVVIAAVYLDTLRKKIR